One window from the genome of Fulvivirga lutea encodes:
- a CDS encoding methylmalonyl-CoA mutase family protein — translation MFEEFKKSTKKDWEEKSKSDLKGEDVYSKYKWNIGDLDILPMYDASDIETLGYLDNFNNVLAKDNDPSGDVRVWKNIQKIDVSDSKESNRKALEALNNGADGVHFNFNKSSDNLSALLENILPEYCYLEFSGLSKSEIGKALESIQASKSYHVLFHASVDDQYDLIKQHSIKKDSGLRFASIEISSVSELDDQVAEALTQLNRLVRSLLIKGLDIETVANSVVLITNLGTDYFGEIAKVRAIRNQAFQLIRSYGYEEFNPEDVKIKCTSSPWTNEKYQPHANMLKGSTAAMSGILGGCDILEIQPEQDNSLSNRIARNVSSVLKEESYLAKVADPVAGSYYLESLTDQISKSAWNKFISSLED, via the coding sequence ATGTTTGAAGAGTTTAAGAAATCTACCAAAAAGGATTGGGAAGAAAAATCCAAGTCTGACTTAAAAGGTGAAGACGTATATTCAAAATACAAATGGAATATTGGCGACTTAGACATCTTGCCAATGTACGATGCCTCTGACATCGAAACCCTGGGTTACCTGGATAATTTCAACAATGTGCTAGCCAAGGATAATGATCCTTCGGGAGATGTGAGAGTATGGAAAAATATCCAAAAAATTGATGTTTCTGATTCTAAAGAGTCTAATAGGAAGGCCCTGGAAGCATTGAACAACGGTGCAGATGGTGTTCATTTTAACTTTAACAAAAGTTCGGACAATTTAAGCGCATTGCTTGAAAATATACTCCCTGAATACTGTTATCTAGAATTTAGCGGACTTTCTAAAAGTGAGATAGGTAAAGCATTAGAATCAATTCAAGCATCAAAATCTTATCATGTACTATTTCACGCTAGTGTGGATGATCAATATGATTTGATCAAGCAACACTCTATTAAAAAAGACTCAGGTTTAAGGTTTGCTTCAATCGAAATATCCTCTGTAAGTGAATTAGATGATCAGGTTGCTGAGGCACTAACGCAACTCAACAGATTAGTGCGATCACTTTTAATTAAAGGTCTGGATATAGAAACTGTTGCAAATTCAGTTGTTCTAATTACTAACCTCGGTACTGATTACTTTGGAGAAATCGCGAAAGTAAGAGCCATTAGAAATCAGGCCTTTCAATTGATACGTTCATACGGGTATGAAGAATTCAACCCTGAGGATGTGAAAATCAAATGTACGTCATCACCATGGACAAACGAAAAATATCAACCACATGCAAACATGCTAAAAGGAAGCACTGCTGCCATGTCAGGCATTTTGGGTGGTTGCGATATACTTGAAATTCAACCTGAACAGGATAATTCATTGTCGAATAGAATAGCTCGCAATGTTTCCAGCGTTCTGAAGGAAGAATCATATTTAGCAAAAGTGGCAGATCCTGTGGCAGGTAGTTATTATCTGGAATCGCTCACCGATCAGATATCAAAATCTGCCTGGAATAAATTTATATCATCACTTGAAGATTAA
- the pdxR gene encoding MocR-like pyridoxine biosynthesis transcription factor PdxR: MFPWKSTLAIQSSSSKPIYLQLTEQIIQEISAGRLTPGLKLPGTRHLSEILNVNRKTIQNSYDELLAQGWLVTKPSSGTYVSHSLPISSFETLDNNGLIKSSTVTLSNRFNLEFVPKYNPTKARLAFDGGSPDSRLAPWKWIFRESQSILLSRKNRSVANYSDAKGDAHFREILTKYLAESRGLNITKDNLLITEGSQMGIYLSLHGLLNPNDAVVVGNSSYDAADWTIQSCGAEIVRVSVDDDGLNIDELESICSQKKIKLVYITPHHHYPTTVTLSNERRIKLLNLSSQYGFTILEDDYDYDFHYSSNPILPLASLNPVGNVIYIGSFSKLLASNVRVGYVVAHKDLIESFSKHRRIVGRQGDHLMQHVIGEAIISGELNRHLKKSNQTYKQRRNLMASILTSDMSDYIQFKLPEGGMAIWAHFLNSDLTKLHEAINMNGLNLDIDRDLSRRFNSARIGFASVNENEIIEGMEILNKSLRQLAS, encoded by the coding sequence ATGTTTCCATGGAAGTCAACACTAGCTATACAAAGTTCAAGTAGCAAGCCTATATACCTGCAACTAACAGAGCAAATTATTCAAGAAATTTCAGCTGGTAGACTTACTCCTGGGTTGAAATTACCTGGTACTCGACACTTATCAGAGATTCTAAATGTCAACAGAAAAACCATTCAGAATAGTTATGATGAATTACTTGCGCAAGGTTGGTTAGTTACAAAACCTTCTTCTGGTACTTATGTATCGCATTCATTACCTATTTCTAGTTTCGAAACGCTGGATAATAATGGCCTCATCAAATCTTCCACCGTCACGCTTTCTAATCGGTTTAACCTGGAGTTTGTGCCTAAATATAACCCCACCAAGGCAAGGCTCGCTTTTGACGGTGGCTCTCCCGACTCACGCCTCGCTCCCTGGAAATGGATTTTCAGAGAAAGTCAATCCATTTTGCTATCAAGAAAGAATAGAAGTGTGGCTAACTATTCGGATGCTAAAGGGGATGCTCACTTTAGAGAAATACTAACCAAGTATTTGGCCGAATCAAGAGGACTGAATATTACCAAAGATAATTTGCTTATTACGGAAGGTAGCCAAATGGGTATTTATTTGAGCCTTCATGGTTTACTCAACCCTAATGACGCTGTCGTAGTTGGAAATAGCTCTTATGATGCAGCTGATTGGACAATACAAAGCTGCGGAGCTGAAATTGTGAGAGTAAGTGTGGATGATGATGGTCTTAATATCGATGAACTGGAATCTATTTGTAGCCAAAAGAAAATAAAGCTTGTGTATATCACTCCTCATCATCATTACCCTACTACTGTGACTTTATCGAATGAAAGGCGAATAAAATTATTGAATCTTTCCTCCCAATATGGTTTCACTATCTTGGAAGATGATTATGACTACGACTTCCATTATTCCAGTAATCCAATACTACCACTTGCCAGTTTGAATCCGGTTGGCAACGTTATTTACATTGGCTCATTCAGCAAATTATTGGCGTCTAATGTAAGAGTAGGCTATGTAGTTGCTCACAAAGATTTAATTGAATCATTCAGTAAGCATAGAAGAATTGTAGGCAGACAAGGAGATCATTTAATGCAACATGTGATTGGCGAGGCAATCATTTCAGGAGAACTCAACAGACATCTCAAAAAAAGTAACCAAACATATAAGCAAAGAAGAAACCTCATGGCCAGTATACTTACTTCGGATATGAGCGACTACATTCAATTCAAACTTCCGGAAGGTGGCATGGCAATATGGGCTCATTTTCTAAATTCCGATCTAACCAAACTTCATGAAGCCATTAATATGAATGGGCTGAATCTTGATATTGATAGAGACCTTAGCAGAAGATTTAATTCAGCCAGAATCGGTTTTGCCTCAGTAAACGAAAATGAAATTATTGAAGGAATGGAAATCTTAAATAAGAGTCTTAGGCAGCTCGCATCTTGA
- a CDS encoding RNA polymerase sigma factor: protein MNHLTDDVIISKVLQGNKDSFGLLVDRYRSYCYTIAYNVVKNDEEAEEIAQESFIKAYKSLAKFNQDSKFSTWLYRITFNTALTAQKKAAKYQKTEFDNRMHSPLDFQSNISEQKDQQKYVAKAMDQLLEADKVALTLFYFEEMSLEEICEVTGITLSTIKVRLHRARKRFALELQKLLKEEAINL from the coding sequence GTGAATCATTTAACTGATGACGTTATTATCTCGAAAGTACTGCAAGGGAATAAAGATTCCTTTGGGTTGCTTGTGGATAGATATAGAAGCTATTGTTATACAATAGCGTATAATGTCGTTAAAAATGATGAAGAAGCGGAAGAAATAGCGCAGGAATCTTTTATTAAAGCATATAAGAGTCTGGCAAAATTTAATCAGGATTCGAAATTCAGCACATGGTTGTATCGGATAACATTTAACACGGCATTAACTGCTCAAAAAAAAGCAGCTAAATATCAAAAGACTGAATTCGATAATAGAATGCATTCTCCGCTTGATTTTCAAAGCAATATAAGTGAACAAAAAGATCAGCAGAAATATGTGGCAAAGGCCATGGACCAATTGTTGGAAGCAGATAAAGTAGCCTTAACGTTATTTTACTTTGAAGAAATGTCACTTGAGGAAATATGTGAGGTGACAGGAATTACCTTATCAACAATTAAGGTGAGACTACACAGAGCTAGAAAAAGGTTTGCACTGGAATTACAGAAATTATTAAAAGAAGAAGCTATAAACTTATAG
- the scpA gene encoding methylmalonyl-CoA mutase, producing the protein MKPDFKNISYNQFKPSKKKVANSSWDTAEKIAVPGIISDDKFEHLGYTAGIPPYLRGPYSTMYAGRPWTIRQYAGFSTAEESNAFYRKNLEAGQKGLSVAFDLATHRGYDSDHPRVKGDVGKAGVAIDSVEDMKILFDQIPLDKMSVSMTMNGAVIPIMAFYIVAAEEQGVDKSALSGTIQNDILKEFMVRNTYIYPPLPSMRLIADIFEYTSKNMPRFNSISISGYHIQEAGGTADIELAYTLADGMEYLRTGIQAGMDIDGFAPRLSFFWGIGMNHFMEIAKMRAGRLLWSKIVNKFNPKNPKSLALRAHSQTSGWSLTEQDPYNNVTRTCVEALAAALGHTQSLHTNALDEAIALPTDFSARIARNTQLYLQNETNITKVVDPWAGSHYVEYLTDQLVKRAWTLIEEVEELGGMAKAIESGLPKMRIEEAAARKQARIDSGKDVIVGVNRYQTDEKPDFDTLEVDNTRVRESQVNRINKIRSERDNEAVNGALKRITQAAKLGNENILELAVDAARLRATLGEISDALEEVYGRHTATIRSISGVYSGEVKMDENFKKAKQLSDEFASLEGRRPRIMVAKMGQDGHDRGAKVIATSFADLGFDVDIGPLFQTPAEVAKQAAENDVHIIGASSLAAGHKTLIPELIEALKDLGREDIMVIAGGVIPPKDYDFLYNAGVSGVFGPGTVIAEAAIDILKKLIESE; encoded by the coding sequence ATGAAACCAGATTTCAAGAATATATCATACAACCAATTTAAACCTTCAAAAAAGAAGGTAGCTAATTCATCTTGGGATACCGCTGAGAAAATAGCTGTTCCTGGAATTATTTCGGATGACAAATTTGAGCACCTGGGATATACTGCTGGAATTCCACCTTATTTGAGAGGACCTTATTCTACCATGTACGCGGGTAGACCGTGGACCATCAGACAATATGCAGGATTTTCTACAGCGGAAGAGTCCAATGCTTTCTATCGAAAAAACCTTGAAGCTGGGCAGAAGGGCTTATCAGTAGCATTTGATTTGGCTACTCACAGAGGCTATGACAGTGATCACCCACGAGTAAAAGGCGATGTTGGTAAAGCAGGAGTGGCCATAGATTCGGTTGAGGATATGAAAATTCTTTTTGATCAAATTCCTCTTGACAAGATGTCGGTTTCGATGACCATGAACGGGGCTGTTATACCAATCATGGCATTTTACATTGTTGCCGCGGAAGAACAAGGTGTTGACAAATCTGCTTTAAGCGGAACAATACAAAACGACATCCTGAAAGAATTTATGGTGAGGAATACCTATATCTACCCGCCTCTACCATCGATGAGATTGATTGCTGATATTTTTGAATACACCTCCAAAAACATGCCTCGCTTTAATTCGATAAGCATAAGTGGGTATCACATACAGGAAGCTGGTGGCACAGCTGATATTGAACTAGCCTACACATTGGCAGATGGAATGGAGTATTTAAGAACAGGCATTCAAGCAGGTATGGATATCGATGGGTTTGCACCAAGGTTATCCTTCTTCTGGGGAATAGGCATGAACCATTTTATGGAGATTGCCAAGATGCGAGCTGGCAGATTATTATGGTCGAAAATCGTTAATAAATTCAATCCTAAGAACCCTAAATCACTGGCACTTAGAGCTCATTCTCAAACTTCAGGTTGGAGTTTAACGGAGCAAGACCCTTACAACAATGTTACTCGAACTTGTGTAGAGGCGCTCGCAGCAGCTTTGGGTCATACACAATCGTTACATACCAATGCATTGGATGAAGCAATTGCATTGCCAACAGATTTCTCAGCGAGAATTGCTCGTAATACACAATTGTATCTGCAAAACGAAACCAACATTACCAAAGTTGTTGATCCATGGGCAGGTTCGCATTATGTAGAATATTTAACAGATCAGCTTGTTAAAAGGGCATGGACTCTCATTGAAGAAGTAGAAGAACTGGGAGGAATGGCCAAAGCCATTGAAAGTGGATTACCTAAAATGCGTATTGAAGAGGCTGCTGCAAGAAAACAAGCCAGAATTGATTCCGGCAAGGACGTAATTGTAGGTGTTAACAGGTATCAAACAGATGAAAAACCTGATTTCGACACACTGGAAGTAGATAATACAAGAGTGCGCGAAAGTCAGGTAAATAGAATAAACAAAATACGATCTGAGCGTGACAATGAAGCAGTAAATGGTGCGTTAAAAAGAATAACTCAAGCGGCTAAATTGGGCAATGAAAATATTCTTGAACTAGCTGTTGACGCTGCCAGATTACGTGCCACCTTGGGCGAGATTTCCGATGCATTGGAAGAGGTGTATGGCAGGCATACTGCAACAATTAGATCAATTTCCGGAGTATATTCAGGTGAAGTGAAAATGGATGAAAATTTTAAAAAGGCAAAGCAACTATCGGATGAGTTTGCATCATTAGAAGGCAGAAGGCCTAGAATAATGGTGGCCAAAATGGGGCAAGATGGCCACGATAGAGGCGCCAAAGTGATAGCTACCAGTTTTGCTGACCTGGGATTCGATGTTGATATAGGGCCTTTATTCCAAACTCCAGCCGAAGTTGCAAAACAGGCGGCAGAAAATGACGTTCACATCATTGGTGCATCCAGTTTGGCTGCAGGCCACAAAACATTAATACCAGAATTAATTGAAGCACTCAAAGATTTGGGCCGCGAGGATATAATGGTAATAGCCGGAGGTGTTATACCACCAAAAGATTACGATTTCCTGTACAATGCAGGAGTTAGTGGTGTGTTTGGTCCGGGTACAGTAATTGCCGAAGCAGCCATCGACATATTGAAAAAGTTAATAGAATCAGAATAA
- a CDS encoding fatty acid desaturase family protein: MKVRFNGKSQSEFYPELKKRVDEYFKSNNISKNANGLMIFKSVFFLGSLIGLYLLILLGNFSLVTMLGLAILLGMVQAFIGFNVAHDAIHGSYSSNSTVNKLMSYWFNIIGANAYVWSVAHNKVHHTFTNIPGHDEDLEVAPGLVRVSPDEPKKPIMRYQQYYAFFLYGLASLSWVFRKDYVKFFQDKIGETDNSKRPKIEYFNLFFFKALYYTVFIVIPLIVLDITWVQFLVGFIAMHLAEGFVMGLVFQLAHVVEGMDFPKPDKDGQLKDSWAVHQMRTTANFSRKSPMAAFLCGGLNFQIEHHLFPNICHIHYPAISKIVEQTAKDHGVPYIENKTFIKALKSHYKTLRYFGRVAA; this comes from the coding sequence ATGAAAGTAAGGTTTAACGGTAAGAGTCAATCTGAATTTTATCCAGAATTAAAGAAGAGGGTAGACGAATATTTTAAGTCTAACAACATTAGCAAGAATGCTAACGGACTTATGATTTTCAAGTCGGTTTTCTTTTTAGGATCATTAATTGGATTATACCTGCTTATCTTACTAGGTAACTTCTCTTTAGTTACCATGTTGGGGTTAGCGATATTATTGGGTATGGTTCAGGCGTTTATTGGATTCAATGTAGCACATGACGCCATTCACGGATCTTATTCCTCAAATAGTACTGTAAATAAATTAATGAGCTATTGGTTTAATATCATTGGTGCTAATGCCTATGTCTGGAGTGTTGCACATAACAAGGTGCATCATACATTTACAAATATACCCGGCCACGATGAGGATTTAGAGGTTGCTCCAGGCTTAGTTCGCGTTTCACCCGATGAGCCAAAGAAACCAATCATGAGGTATCAGCAATACTATGCGTTCTTTTTGTATGGATTGGCTTCTCTTTCATGGGTTTTTAGAAAAGACTATGTAAAGTTTTTTCAAGATAAAATTGGTGAAACTGATAACTCAAAAAGGCCAAAAATAGAATACTTTAACTTATTCTTCTTTAAGGCATTGTACTATACAGTGTTCATTGTTATTCCATTGATCGTATTGGATATTACATGGGTTCAATTTTTAGTAGGTTTTATTGCCATGCACTTGGCTGAAGGGTTTGTGATGGGGCTTGTATTCCAATTGGCTCATGTGGTAGAAGGAATGGACTTCCCTAAACCTGATAAAGATGGTCAGCTGAAAGATTCATGGGCGGTACACCAAATGAGAACAACGGCTAATTTTTCAAGAAAAAGCCCAATGGCTGCCTTTTTATGTGGAGGCTTAAACTTTCAGATAGAGCACCATTTATTCCCTAATATTTGTCACATACATTACCCGGCTATCTCAAAAATTGTGGAGCAAACAGCCAAAGACCATGGAGTGCCATATATTGAGAATAAAACTTTTATCAAAGCGCTTAAGTCTCATTATAAAACATTGAGATATTTCGGCAGAGTGGCGGCCTAG
- the ahcY gene encoding adenosylhomocysteinase: MIDEKLKYKVKDISLAAWGRKEIELAEAEMPGLMALREEYGASKPLKGARIAGCLHMTIQTAVLIETLVELGADVTWSSCNIFSTQDHAAAAIAAAGIPVYAWKGMTEEEFDWCIEQTLLFPDGQPLNMILDDGGDLTNMVFDRYPQYVDGIKGLSEETTTGVHRLIEREKNGTLVMPAINVNDSVTKSKFDNKYGCKESLVDAIRRATDVMMAGKVAVVGGYGDVGKGSAASLRGAGARVIVTEIDPICALQAAMDGFEVKKMSDAVKEADIVVTATGNKDIIRGEHFETMKDKTIVCNIGHFDNEIDVAWLNKNAEKDEIKPQVDKYKLANGNDVILLAEGRLVNLGCATGHPSFVMSNSFTNQTLAQIELWTNSGSYENKVYTLPKHLDEKVAKLHLAKIGVELEELTEEQAKYIGVTVEGPYKPEYYRY; encoded by the coding sequence ATGATTGACGAAAAATTAAAATACAAGGTTAAAGACATTTCTTTAGCTGCTTGGGGAAGAAAAGAAATTGAATTAGCAGAGGCTGAAATGCCAGGTCTAATGGCATTAAGAGAAGAGTACGGTGCTTCAAAGCCATTGAAGGGTGCTCGTATCGCTGGTTGTCTTCATATGACAATTCAGACTGCTGTGTTGATTGAAACACTAGTAGAGCTTGGTGCAGATGTTACTTGGTCTTCATGTAACATTTTTTCAACGCAAGATCACGCTGCTGCTGCTATTGCTGCTGCCGGTATTCCTGTATATGCTTGGAAGGGCATGACTGAAGAGGAGTTTGACTGGTGCATTGAGCAAACATTATTGTTCCCTGACGGTCAGCCATTGAATATGATCTTAGATGATGGTGGTGATTTAACTAACATGGTATTTGACAGATATCCTCAATATGTTGATGGTATTAAAGGATTATCAGAAGAAACTACAACTGGTGTTCACAGATTGATCGAAAGAGAAAAGAATGGAACGCTTGTAATGCCGGCTATTAACGTGAACGACTCTGTAACTAAATCTAAATTTGATAACAAATACGGTTGTAAAGAGTCTTTAGTAGATGCAATTAGAAGAGCTACTGACGTGATGATGGCAGGTAAAGTTGCTGTTGTTGGTGGTTATGGAGATGTTGGTAAAGGATCTGCTGCTTCATTAAGAGGAGCTGGCGCGAGAGTTATTGTTACTGAGATTGACCCTATTTGTGCTTTACAAGCAGCAATGGATGGTTTCGAAGTAAAGAAAATGAGCGATGCAGTTAAGGAAGCTGATATTGTAGTTACAGCAACTGGTAACAAAGATATTATCAGAGGTGAGCACTTCGAAACGATGAAAGATAAAACGATCGTATGTAACATAGGTCACTTCGACAATGAGATTGATGTTGCTTGGTTAAACAAAAATGCTGAGAAAGACGAAATCAAACCTCAGGTAGATAAATATAAGTTGGCGAACGGTAATGATGTTATCTTATTAGCTGAAGGTAGATTGGTGAACTTAGGTTGTGCTACTGGACACCCTTCATTTGTAATGTCTAACTCATTTACTAACCAAACACTAGCTCAGATAGAACTTTGGACAAATAGCGGTAGCTACGAAAACAAAGTATACACGTTACCAAAGCATTTAGATGAGAAAGTGGCAAAACTTCACTTAGCTAAAATTGGTGTTGAACTAGAAGAGCTTACTGAAGAGCAAGCTAAATATATTGGTGTAACTGTAGAAGGCCCATACAAGCCTGAATATTACAGATACTAA
- a CDS encoding Lrp/AsnC family transcriptional regulator has protein sequence MPSSLDNVDHQILRLLQSDAKLNVNEIAQKLNLTKTPIYERIKRLERTGVIDKYVALVNRQKFTPSIIVFLTGSLKVSEFEQTQEFYDAVTKIDEVLECYLLGGDKDFMLKVIAKDLDSYHEFYSSMIASIPHVGEIRSSFVLKEVKYSTAIPNMNLE, from the coding sequence ATGCCTTCATCTTTAGATAATGTCGATCATCAAATACTCAGGCTACTGCAATCAGATGCCAAACTGAACGTAAATGAAATCGCTCAGAAATTAAACTTAACTAAAACCCCAATCTACGAAAGGATTAAAAGGCTCGAGCGCACTGGTGTGATTGATAAGTATGTGGCACTTGTAAACAGGCAAAAGTTTACTCCTTCGATTATCGTCTTTCTTACAGGTTCATTAAAAGTGAGTGAATTTGAGCAGACACAGGAGTTTTATGATGCCGTTACAAAAATTGACGAAGTACTAGAGTGCTATCTTTTAGGTGGCGATAAAGACTTTATGCTAAAAGTTATTGCCAAAGATTTAGACTCCTACCATGAGTTTTATTCATCAATGATAGCATCTATTCCACATGTTGGTGAAATAAGAAGCTCGTTTGTACTTAAAGAAGTGAAGTACTCTACGGCAATACCAAATATGAATCTTGAGTAA
- a CDS encoding anti-sigma factor family protein, whose amino-acid sequence MKNIEEYDDLLWSYLDNSLSSKEKKELETKLSENKALSLRLEEFKSLTNFTKKNILATPSERFTQIVMSKIDDLGFQPKKSHWLLVITVIMTVIGCSFYISQYDTTMQLNLPSYELPLLESYLPSEGLNFTKNINLDIVSKVLLYSVTFLGLLLFDRAILKPYFKSRRLAS is encoded by the coding sequence ATGAAAAATATTGAAGAATACGATGACTTGTTATGGAGCTATTTAGACAATAGCCTTTCATCCAAGGAAAAGAAAGAATTAGAAACTAAATTATCAGAGAATAAAGCTTTGAGTTTAAGACTTGAGGAGTTTAAATCGCTCACCAACTTTACAAAGAAGAATATTCTAGCAACACCGAGTGAGAGATTCACTCAAATTGTTATGTCTAAAATTGATGATTTAGGGTTTCAACCTAAGAAATCCCATTGGTTATTGGTGATCACTGTAATTATGACAGTGATAGGTTGTAGTTTTTATATATCCCAATACGATACAACAATGCAGCTTAACTTACCTTCTTATGAGTTACCTCTTCTTGAGTCGTACTTACCTTCAGAAGGTTTGAACTTCACGAAGAATATAAATCTTGATATTGTAAGTAAAGTGTTACTTTATTCAGTAACATTTCTAGGATTACTACTTTTCGATAGAGCCATTCTCAAACCTTACTTTAAATCAAGAAGACTAGCCAGCTAA
- the dnaA gene encoding chromosomal replication initiator protein DnaA: protein MEIDKETVWSDCLRVIKEDVAEQSFNTWFKPIVPLKCNSEILTIQVPSQFFYEWLEEHYVQVLKKAIKSVLGEKARLEYSVIVDKGNSSSAPLSVNLPNSRSSNNQKSGKEAYVSPFKLKSVDNLYQQSQLNPNYTFDTYIEGDCNRLARSAGFAVAQKPGITSFNPLMLYGGVGLGKTHLVQAIGNEIKGNLEDRFVLYVSSEKFTNQFIEAVKSNNIQEYQNFYMQVDVLIIDDVQFLAGKERTQEIFFHIFNHLHQAGKQIIMTSDCPPRDLKGLEERLLSRFKWGLTADLQQPDYETRVAIIQRKMQADGIHIPDNVIEYLAYSVDTNVRELEGVLISLIAHASLSRVELDLELAKQTLKNIVHDIETEVGIDYIQKTVAEYYKVNVDLLKDKIRKKEIVIARQVAMYFAKEYTNHSLKGIGYHFGGRDHSTVIHAVQSVNDMMDVDANFKNQIEELKKKLKMRAA, encoded by the coding sequence ATGGAAATTGACAAGGAGACTGTGTGGAGCGATTGCCTTCGGGTGATTAAAGAAGATGTTGCCGAGCAGAGCTTCAATACATGGTTTAAGCCAATTGTACCTCTTAAGTGTAATAGTGAGATTTTAACGATTCAGGTGCCTAGTCAGTTCTTTTATGAGTGGCTGGAAGAGCACTACGTTCAGGTTTTGAAAAAGGCTATAAAGTCTGTGCTAGGTGAAAAGGCCAGACTTGAATATTCTGTAATTGTAGATAAAGGAAACAGTAGCTCTGCGCCCTTGTCTGTTAATTTGCCAAATTCAAGATCAAGCAATAATCAGAAATCAGGTAAAGAGGCGTATGTTTCTCCATTTAAGTTGAAGTCAGTAGATAATTTGTACCAACAATCTCAACTTAACCCGAACTATACTTTTGATACTTACATAGAAGGTGACTGTAATAGGTTAGCAAGATCTGCCGGATTTGCAGTGGCTCAGAAACCGGGTATTACATCTTTCAACCCGTTGATGTTGTACGGTGGTGTTGGACTAGGTAAAACACACCTGGTGCAAGCTATCGGAAATGAGATAAAAGGAAATCTGGAAGATAGGTTTGTACTTTATGTGTCTTCAGAAAAATTCACGAACCAGTTTATTGAGGCCGTAAAAAGCAATAATATTCAAGAGTATCAGAATTTCTACATGCAGGTGGATGTACTCATTATCGATGATGTACAGTTTCTGGCAGGTAAGGAAAGAACTCAGGAAATATTCTTCCATATATTCAATCATTTGCATCAGGCTGGTAAACAAATTATTATGACGAGTGATTGCCCTCCAAGAGATTTGAAAGGATTAGAGGAGCGATTGCTTTCAAGATTTAAGTGGGGACTTACTGCAGATTTACAGCAACCGGATTATGAAACGCGTGTTGCCATAATTCAAAGAAAGATGCAGGCAGATGGTATTCATATTCCTGACAATGTGATAGAATACCTTGCTTATTCTGTGGATACCAATGTTCGCGAACTTGAAGGAGTATTAATTTCTTTAATCGCTCATGCATCACTGAGCAGAGTGGAGTTAGATCTTGAGCTGGCTAAGCAAACATTGAAGAATATCGTACACGATATTGAAACAGAGGTGGGCATTGATTACATCCAGAAAACAGTAGCAGAATACTATAAAGTGAATGTTGATCTGCTGAAAGATAAAATCAGGAAGAAGGAGATTGTAATTGCAAGACAGGTTGCAATGTATTTTGCAAAAGAATATACAAACCACTCATTAAAGGGCATCGGTTATCACTTTGGAGGAAGAGATCATAGTACAGTAATTCATGCTGTACAGTCTGTCAATGACATGATGGATGTAGATGCTAATTTTAAGAATCAGATTGAAGAGTTAAAGAAAAAGCTCAAGATGCGAGCTGCCTAA
- a CDS encoding pyridoxamine 5'-phosphate oxidase family protein, with protein MSTDNYVIDHRNKVKRVPKRGFYDKETVYKILDDGCVCHLSFVMDGQPFVIPTLYGRHENKLYFHGAASSRLIKNLEQGVEVCLAVTHIDGLVLARSAFHHSMNYRSVVVFGKAKLVADSGKNEALKVISDHIIPDRWEEVRQPTGKELKATAVLELTIDQASAKIREGGPVDDEPDYILDIWAGVIPMKHLFQAPIVDEKMTKELHIPNSVKNLLDSQERA; from the coding sequence ATGAGCACTGATAATTACGTAATAGACCATAGGAATAAGGTAAAACGTGTACCTAAGAGGGGGTTTTACGATAAAGAAACTGTATATAAAATTTTAGATGATGGGTGTGTTTGTCATTTAAGTTTTGTGATGGATGGTCAGCCATTTGTTATACCCACCTTGTATGGCCGGCACGAAAATAAATTGTATTTCCACGGGGCTGCTTCAAGCAGACTAATCAAAAACCTTGAACAGGGTGTAGAGGTGTGTCTGGCAGTTACACATATCGATGGTCTAGTGTTGGCACGATCTGCATTTCATCATTCGATGAATTATAGATCAGTAGTGGTATTCGGTAAAGCTAAACTTGTTGCTGACTCGGGCAAAAATGAAGCACTAAAAGTGATATCAGACCATATCATTCCTGACCGGTGGGAAGAAGTAAGGCAACCAACCGGCAAAGAGCTGAAGGCTACGGCTGTTTTAGAATTAACAATTGATCAAGCTTCTGCTAAGATTCGCGAAGGCGGCCCAGTAGACGATGAGCCCGACTATATTTTAGATATCTGGGCAGGTGTAATTCCTATGAAACATCTATTCCAGGCTCCTATTGTAGATGAAAAGATGACTAAAGAGCTGCATATTCCTAATTCTGTTAAAAACCTGCTTGATAGCCAAGAAAGGGCATAA